The Glandiceps talaboti chromosome 1, keGlaTala1.1, whole genome shotgun sequence genome has a segment encoding these proteins:
- the LOC144453864 gene encoding vacuolar ATPase assembly protein VMA22-like: protein MEDVCRRLDEIVLHYFDTLKKLMEERERLQILLSEGYYKLSKARYSMGNKAVSSLQYDTHNMKAMATITVSKPSQGSGCIFEIERKKASKVKKSQSSKRTESVYPVIDLHESTEVRRRKGDGTGGGMPVIQMQDLDLNDANDENTAPDPLRWFGVLVPPTLRQGQSSFIQAVEVACSLTNLQSELERNRIEYQSLLKEKKELMMKESTKSEISSSDHKDQ, encoded by the exons ATGGAGGACGTGTGCAGACGATTGGATGAAATAGTTCTTCATTACTTTGATACTCTGAAGAAATTGATGGAAGAAAGAGAACGACTCCAAATACTTTTGTCAGAG GGCTACTACAAGTTATCCAAAGCCAGGTATTCTATGGGGAACAAAGCTGTCAGTTCATTACAGTACGATACCCACAATATGAAAGCAATGGCTACAATTACAGTCAG TAAACCATCCCAGGGCAGTGgatgtatttttgaaattgagagGAAGAAAGCATCCAAAGTGAAGAAATCACAGTCTTCCAAACGTACAGAGAGTGTTTATCCTGTTATTGATTTACACGAAAGTACAGAAG TGAGGAGGAGAAAGGGAGATGGTACTGGTGGTGGAATGCCAGTAATTCAGATGCAAGACTTAGATTTGAATGATGCAAATGATGAAAATACAGCACCAGATCCACTCCGATGGTTCGGAGTATTAGTACCACCAACTCTAAGACAAGGACAATCTAGTTTTATCCAAG cTGTTGAAGTGGCATGCTCTTTAACAAACCTACAGAGTGAGCTTGAAAGGAATAGAATTGAATACCAAAGTttattgaaagagaaaaaagaACTGATGATGAAAGAATCTACCAAGAGTGAGATTTCTAGTAGTGACCATAAGGACCAGTGA